GGCACCGGCGGGCGCTGCTGCTGAGGGTCGCAGGCAAGGTCTCACGGCGTCAGCATCCCTCACCGTCATCCCCGCGAAAGCGGGGATCCAGTGACTTCCGGTTTCCCCCACGACTTAAAGGCACTGGATCCCCGCTTTCGCGGGGATGACGGTGAGGGGGCCCGGGATGCTGAGGCGAATTCACGCGTGTGGGCCGTGTCGGCGACTCAAAACAGTCCCGAATGGAAACCGCAGAGGGCCACGTCCGGGGCGGACATGGCCCTTGTTGTTTCTGAACCAGGCCGCATGCCTTAGGCTTTAGGTTCCCCAGGCTTCATCTTCCCGCGGCGATCATGGCCGCTCGTCACCCCACGACTCCCGATGACCGAACACCACCACCCGCACCTGCAGCCCTCTTCGGAAATCGAAGCCCAGCACAGCCTGGGCCTGCGCATCATTGCCATCTACAAGGCGGTGAAGACGGTGTGCCTGATCCTGGTGGCGGCGTTCGCCTTCCATCTGGATCGCCAGCAGAACTTCGAAAAGCTGGTGCATTGGCTGGAGCACCTGTCGCTGACCGACAGCAACGGCCTGCGCTGGCGGCTGGTGGAACTGCTGCAGTCGCTGGGGCCGAGCAAGTTCGTCGCCATCGGCCTGGTGGCGCTGGCCTACGCGGCCATCTTCGCCACCGAAGGTACCGGCCTGTGGCTGCGCAAGCACTGGGCGGAATGGTTCACGGTGATCGCCACGGGTTCGCTGATCCCGCTGGAGCTGTACGAGACCGTGCACAAGTTCGCCTGGCTCAAGCTCGGCGCGCTGGTGGCCAACATCGCCATCGTGGTGTATCTGGTGCGCCTTGCGATGCAACCGCATCCGCACAAGCCCAAGAGTTGATCCATCTTCTGTGGGAGCGCACCCTGTGCGCGACCGCGGAGATTCGTCGTTTCCTCGTCGTAGGCTTGTCGCGCACAGGGTGCGCTCCCACAGGACACATCGCGTCGCTCTACACCTCGTGGTGCAAGCCTTCCGCCTGCACCGCGCCACTGCGGGGCGCCAGCTCCACAAGGTACATCGCCGCCATCACCAGCGCACCGCCTGCCAACATGCGCCAGGTCAACTCGTCATGACCGAAGGTGACCGCGAAACCTGCCGCGAATACCGGTTCCAGCGTCATCACGATGGCGGCTCGCGTGGGCGACAGATGGGCCTGCGCCCAGGTCTGCACCAGCATCGCGCCGGCACCGGCCACCAGCGCCATGTAGACGACGGCGGCCCAGGCACCCAGGTCGGGCGGCAGCGACGGGCCGGTCGGCAAGGTCGCCAGCAGGCAGATCACCGCGATCACCATCATCTGCACGGTCGAGAGCGCAAACGCGCTGCCGGGACGCGACCACGACCCCAGCCCCACGATATGCAGGCCATACAGTGCCGCCGACGCCAGCGTAAGCCACACGCCATAGCCGATGCTGAAGCCGTGCAGCGCCAGCAGGCCAAGGCCGCCCACCGCCAGCAGCACGGCAATCCATGTCACCGGCGGCAAACGCTGGCGCAACAGCACCGTGCCGAGCAATGGGGTGACCACCACGTACATGCCGGTGACGAAGCCGCTGATGCTCGCCGAGGTGTGCTCAAGCCCGGACGTCTGCAGCAACTGCGCCACGCCGTAGATGGCGCCCAGAGCGGTGCCCTGCCACCACTCGCGACGGCTCAGGCGCAATAGCGGGCGATGGAACAGCACGGCCATCGCCAGCGCGGCGATGAGGAAGCGCACCGCGAGGAAATCGGCCACCGCCATGCGCCCCACCAGATCCTTGATCAGGAAGAAGGTGGAGCCCCAGACGGCAGTGACAGCGACAAGGCCCAAGGTGGCCAGCGACGATGCGCGCGACGCCGGCTTGCTCATGCAGCGTCCTTCGGGCGCTTGCGCGCCATCAGCCGCCAGAGCTGGCCGGGGATCTGCAGCAGGAAATGCGACCAGATGCCCAGCCACACCGCCACGGCAATCCAGGGCTTGCGCGCATCGGGATCGAACTTGCGGAACCAACGCCACATGCCGCGATGCTTGTGCCGGCTGACGAACACCGGGCGATGCCGGCTCGAGGAACCCTTGCCGTGCAGCACGTGCACGTCGCCCGCCAGCATGACCCGATAACCCGCGTCGCGCACGCGGCGGCACAGGTCCAGGTCTTCGCAATGCAGGAAGTACTCTTCGTCGAAACCAGCAAGGTAATCGAACACGCGACGCGGCATCAGCATCAGGGCGCCGGATACGGCCTCCGCCTCGACCAGTTGGTCCGGCATGGGCCCTTCGATGTTGATGCCTTCGCCAGGGCGCTTGAACAGCGTATTCAACGCGCGGCGCATCAGCGGATCGCGGCGATACGACGCCGGATCGGGCGTGCCGTCCTCGTCGCACACCACCGCGCCGATCACGCCGGCACGCGGGTTGGCTGCGAGCAGGCCCAACAGGCGCTGCAGCGTGGCGTTATCGATCAGGCAATCGGGATTGAGGATCAGCAGCGACTTGCCACGCGACTTCGCCGCGCCGCGATTCATCGCCGGCCCGAACCCGAGGTTGGCGTGGTTGTAGATCACATGCAGGCGTGCGTCGCTTTCGTGCGCGCGTGCGATGGCCTGCGGAATACCGTCGGACGAGGCGTTATCGACCAGGATCATTTCCAGCGGCACATCGCACGCCAGCACCCGGCGCACGCAGTCGCGCAGGCTCGGGCCACTGTCGGCCGCCACCACGATCACGCTGAGCGGCAACACGGAGGACAAGGAAGAAGTTGCGTCGGTATTCACAGCCACAAGTATGCGTTGTCCAGAACGTCCCGAGGATGGTGATGTTACCTAGGGAAGCTCTGATCTATTCCCCGTACCCGTCACCGCACGGTAGGCACGCAACGCGCCGTCCCGGCGGTGAAGGCAGACTGGCCGTCTGTCGAAACGGCGGGACGGCGCGTTGCGCGCCTACCGTGCGGCCCCAACCCTTTGAATTTAAATGCTGGGGTGACGTCCAGAAGGCCCGCAGGGTGTGCCGCGCGGCTTGAACAGACGGCCAGTCTGCCCTGCGCCACGCGGCACACCCTGTGGGCCTTCTGGACGTCATGCCGGGTACGGGGAATAGATCAGAGCTTCCCTAGCGTCGCCCCTGCCCCAGCGCTTCGTGCAAGGGCACCGGCACGCCGTCACTGCACCGCGCCAGCCATGGCTGCTCGCCTTCCCAGCCGCTGAGCTGCCATCCCATCATGCGATGGGTACGGCCGCTTTGTCTGTCCCACAGTATTTCACCGCGACCGCCGGGCAGATTCGCGACGAACCATCGCCCCTGCGGGCTGGCGCAATAGCGCGAGCTGGTTTTCTCGATCACGGGCCCGCACGCGAACACGTAACGTCCACGCCCTTCACCGGTCGGCTCGAATCGCGCGGGACCGGCCGCACTTTCGAATGCAGCGGTGGCCTCGTGCCACTCCGCCCGCGCCAGTTCGATGATATGCGCGGGTGGCCCGATGGGAGCCATCGCCAGCTCGCGCCATTCCGGTGTTGCCGCTGCCGCCGGGCTACGCCGGACGCGATGATCGAGCAGCGACTCCATCAGCACCACCAGCGAAAAACCGGCCAATGCACCGAGCAAGGCAGCGCCCCAGGCCATCAGGTCGCCTCCCAGTGCGCGCTGCACCGCGAACAACAGGCCCGGCAGCCCCCAGCGCAAGGCACGCCGGCACAACTCCGCATAGTGGACGATGCGCCGGTCGAACCGCACCGCGCCGACCACCGACAGCAACACCAACGGCAAACCCACCCACCAGGGCAGCAGCGCAACCACGCAGGTCCACGCCGCCGCCGGCACCATCCGCGCAAGCCAATGCGCGAAGGCAGCCACGCTAGACGCTCGCGCCCGCGTGGCCAGGCCGCATCAGCCGCACCACATCCGTGCGTTGCGGAACATGCGCATCCACGGCGAATCCTCGCCCCACTTTTCCGGATGCCAGCTCATCTGCACGCTGCGGAACACGCGTTCCGGGTGCGGCATCATGATCGTCACGCGGCCATCGGCGGCGGTGAAGCCGGTGAGG
This genomic interval from Dyella japonica A8 contains the following:
- a CDS encoding DUF2127 domain-containing protein; this encodes MTEHHHPHLQPSSEIEAQHSLGLRIIAIYKAVKTVCLILVAAFAFHLDRQQNFEKLVHWLEHLSLTDSNGLRWRLVELLQSLGPSKFVAIGLVALAYAAIFATEGTGLWLRKHWAEWFTVIATGSLIPLELYETVHKFAWLKLGALVANIAIVVYLVRLAMQPHPHKPKS
- a CDS encoding DMT family transporter; translation: MSKPASRASSLATLGLVAVTAVWGSTFFLIKDLVGRMAVADFLAVRFLIAALAMAVLFHRPLLRLSRREWWQGTALGAIYGVAQLLQTSGLEHTSASISGFVTGMYVVVTPLLGTVLLRQRLPPVTWIAVLLAVGGLGLLALHGFSIGYGVWLTLASAALYGLHIVGLGSWSRPGSAFALSTVQMMVIAVICLLATLPTGPSLPPDLGAWAAVVYMALVAGAGAMLVQTWAQAHLSPTRAAIVMTLEPVFAAGFAVTFGHDELTWRMLAGGALVMAAMYLVELAPRSGAVQAEGLHHEV
- a CDS encoding glycosyltransferase family 2 protein, producing the protein MLPLSVIVVAADSGPSLRDCVRRVLACDVPLEMILVDNASSDGIPQAIARAHESDARLHVIYNHANLGFGPAMNRGAAKSRGKSLLILNPDCLIDNATLQRLLGLLAANPRAGVIGAVVCDEDGTPDPASYRRDPLMRRALNTLFKRPGEGINIEGPMPDQLVEAEAVSGALMLMPRRVFDYLAGFDEEYFLHCEDLDLCRRVRDAGYRVMLAGDVHVLHGKGSSSRHRPVFVSRHKHRGMWRWFRKFDPDARKPWIAVAVWLGIWSHFLLQIPGQLWRLMARKRPKDAA